One window of the Saccopteryx leptura isolate mSacLep1 chromosome 9, mSacLep1_pri_phased_curated, whole genome shotgun sequence genome contains the following:
- the RINL gene encoding ras and Rab interactor-like protein isoform X3 has protein sequence MGGVADPRTGCPECRSPSGAVATGGVALESSNLYMLDLPHLLAFLSASRDILPRTLLLPPPTLGPLQTGSVQLNTSGRVLSVVNKLYLETHREQGMERTSSKIAPETAKKNDPAPRNPAPHQVSWVEGPLNPEVHQPGPALASLDKEEDDNCKDGEEVLTSHIRALARARSSYVAGQFRALQARLTADAGGPHRPGDPATELLQDVRHLLTDLQDHLAKDPSVRAVFGSRSPGVSQKNEDLGLAVETALCQAVLAPLKPTLWARLRTFRAPELRRLRRRQIALRAGAGPAGAQGAGPEGQGPAPTLRGQIHSHLAHLHAACAPRRKVALLLAVCSDVYAGLALSENHEALGADAFLPALTEELIWSPDIGETQLDVEFLMELLDPEELLGEVGYYLTTWFGALHHIAHYQPEAGRAPQGLSSEASASLRQWHRRRTLHGQGCAGAQATSRMAPSHSESLRPSSGF, from the exons gcgTTGCTCTGGAATCCTCTAACCTCTACATGCTGGACCTGCCCCATCTCCTAGCTTTCCTATCAGCCAGCAG GGATATTTTGCCCAGAACACTGCTCTTGCCCCCTCCCACCCTCG GTCCTCTGCAGACTGGCAGTGTTCAACTCAACACCTCAGGCAGGGTACTCTCTGTGGTGAACAAGCTCTACCTGGAAACCCACAGAGAGCAGGGGATGGAGCGGACTTCCTCGAAGATAGCTCCAGAGACTGCCAAGAAAAATGATCCAG CCCCCAGGAATCCTGCCCCTCACCAGGTCTCTTGGGTGGAAGGCCCGCTCAACCCAGAAGTACACCAGCCTGGGCCAGCTCTGGCCAGCCTGGACAAGGAAGAGGATGACAACTGCAAAGATGGAGAGGAAGTGCTTACCAGTCACATCCGGGCTCTAGCCAGGGCCCGGAGCAGCTATGTGGCCGGGCAGTTCCGAGCCCTTCAGGCGCGCCTCACCGCAGATGCTGGAGGCCCCCACAGGCCTGGGGACCCGGCCACAGAGCTTCTTCAGGATGTGCGGCACCTCCTTACTGATCTCCAGGACCACTTAGCAAAGGACCCCAGTGTCAGGGCTGTCTTTGGGAGCAGAAGTCCTGGGGTCTCCCAGAAGAATGAGGATCTCG GCCTCGCAGTGGAGACGGCCTTGTGCCAGGCTGTACTGGCGCCGCTGAAGCCGACCCTGTGGGCACGACTCCGCACGTTCCGCGCTCCAGAACTGCGGCGACTGCGGCGGCGACAAATAGCCctgcgggcgggggcggggcctgcgggAGCTCAGGGGGCGGGACCTGAGGGGCaaggccccgcccccaccctgcgGGGCCAGATCCACTCGCACCTTGCGCACCTCCACGCCGCCTGCGCCCCACGCCGGAAGGTGGCATTGCTGCTGGCGGTGTGCAGTGATGTCTATGCGGGCCTGGCTTTGAGCGAGAACCATG AGGCCTTGGGTGCCGACGCCTTTCTCCCAGCGCTGACGGAGGAGCTTATCTGGAGTCCGGACATTGGGGAGACACAGCTGGACGTGGAGTTTCTTATGGAGCTCTTAGATCCTGAAGAGCTACTGGGAGAAG TTGGGTACTACCTGACCACGTGGTTTGGGGCGCTGCACCACATTGCCCACTACCAGCCTGAAGCCGGACGCGCCCCCCAGGGGCTCAGCTCTGAGGCCAGTGCCTCTCTGCGCCAGTGGCACCGCAGGCGGACGCTGCACGGACAGGGCTGCGCTGGAGCCCAG